aaTGAAACCTGCAGCTCGGCATTGGTTACCCCATacaatttagtgcaaaataaaggcgaaaattgttagaatattattagaaaattattagaatattatttttgttttattaataaaaaataaaataaaaatgcaaataatgtccagaatttctgtggaccaccagtggcgACCGCTGTTACCACCTTTGAtgaaaattacaaatttaaaccTATTGAAAACATGGATTATGGCCCTGTACTTCATGATGGCCACTGACTTTGATACAGACAGCTGTAAACTAATTTTAGAAGCCTCATTATTATTAGACAAgattgaaaaaaagtaataaaagcagCAAAGAGTAGTTGCCGATGTACCATTTTATACTACAGATAATCAGGGACAGAGAGGAATAAAACAATTGGGGAGTCGGTGCTTGGCAAGGCCCGTTTTCTACTACATTTTCAGTCAGAGACAaaggagagtaaaaaaaaaaatttattaaggGCAAAAGGTACTTTCTGTGGCTAAGTATAATTAGAGAAagacaaaatttttaaaaaaagggtcaaAAAGTACTAGTGGAGGCACCATTTTCTGCTACAGCCATGACAAAGAGAAgtaatacattaatttattaaaaggggCAAACAGTGCTTGACAAGGCCCATTTTCTGCTATTTCTTTATAGGAACAAATGTTGCTAataatatttgccattttttctcctatttttaatgttcaccaaATGAAATCACAGCAATGAATTCCAGTTATACACGGACATTGTTAAAATGGATTCAGAACATTCAGAACATTGTAAAAATGGATTCAGAGGGCCTTCATGCTGTCTGATGTTTctaaaatttactaaataaacaattccccaaaatattttaccacaaataagcattttataccttaatttctataaaaaacattgcaacagGCCACATTGCTTGTAAAAGGCTACAATGTTTCCAAAGTGTATTTTCAGGATTCCAGTGTGTAAAAGAAATGATTATTACCCAGTACCAGGGTGTAAAGGAATCCATTATTACCCGGTACCAGGGTGTAAAGGAACAGGTTATTACCCAGTACCGGGGTGTAAAGGAAATGGTTATTACCCAGTACCAGGGTGTAAAGGAATCCATTATTACCCGGTACCAGGGTGTAAAGGAACAGGTTATTACCCGGTACCAGGGTGTAAAGGAGCCGGTTATTACCCGGTACCAGGGTGTAAAGGAACTGGTTATTACCCGGTACCAGGGTGTAAAGGAACTGGTTATTACCCGGTACCATGGTGTAAAGGAATCCTTTATTACCCAGTACCAGGGTGTAAAGGAATTGGTTATTACCAGTTACCAGGGTGTAAAGGAACCCGTTATTACCCGGTACCGGAGTGTAAAGGAGACGGTTATTACCTGGTACCAGGGTGTAAAGCAATCGGTTATTACCCAGTACAAGGGTGTAAAGGAGTCCATTATTACCCGGTACCAGGGTGTAAAGGAGTCGGTTATTACCCGGTACCAGGGTGTAAAGGAACTGGTTATTACCCGGTACCAGGGTGTAAAGGAACTGGTTATTACCCAGTACCGGGGTGTAAAGGAACTGGTTATTACCCAGTACCGGGGTGTAAAGGAACTGGTTATTACCCGGTACCAGGGTGTAAAGGAACTGGTTATTACCCGGTACCAGGGTGTAAAGGAAATGGTTATTACCCTGTACCAGGGTGGGGGTTTCAGGGTTGTACACATAGGGGCTGATTTTACCATTTTAGGGCTATCATGTTATACCTCTCCGTATGCCTGAGAAGGGGGGTAGGGAGGCTTTTGTGTCTCAGAATTGTAAAGTGAGTGTGTGTGTTCCTGTCCtgacaggaagtgagcagaaaCTCCACAAAGGGGACACAGTCTTCCCTACTCTCTCtagtataaataaaaacaggttttgtACGAAGTTGGGTTCTATTAActttattttcagtatattttataaaattatcagACAACTACAATTTTCatgtacattatattattatacaataacgAATCCCAGTCACTGATCCCTGACCTATTACACGCTCCACCCATGATCTTTTTTCACAGTAACCTCTGATTGGATACCGCCCGTACTCCTCAGTCAATCATCATTCACAGCGCCTTCCGTGTCCTAGCAACTAATAATTCCTTGTGGAGATGGTCACGCAGTATGGGCGGAAGTAACGGATTAGACCAGGAAGGCAGGTCAGTTTTGCCAGGAGCAAGATCTAGTAATGAGAGCTACGATTGGTTGATTTTACGCATTCAACCAATAGTAGCGTTGATTGAAAGAAGGTGGCTGAAGATAGGGCAAGTGGTAAGTGGTCCGTGATATGAGGTGGAATTTAGTAGACCACTGAGggggcttgttttacctgcaattCTTGCTTTGTACGCCTCCATGTCTGTGGTTGTCATGGTTACTAATAATAAGGAGCCGTACAAAGAGGATGTAAACAAGATTATGGAGTTGCCTGCAGCTTGTTAGGTCTGCCCCGTAGCTTCTTAAATAGACCTGTGTGCTTTTACTAAGCCTGTGCCTTGTTATTATGTGATATTAAATTTcattaaagtatatccaaagccaaaactttttgtttatttgtacagCATAGGGAAGCGGTAGAAACAATAGCAGATAAAGCTGGCAGTGGGCTTCTGGGGGGCCCCCTGTTGACTGTGCAGGGTCCGGGGCCCTCGTGTAagttttgcacctccctatgtctgcccagGTCTCAATGTATTTCATTCCACCGGAAGAGGGGCCCCTGTGCAATCTTTGCACCCCCCCCATGTCCACCCCACTCATTGTATTTCATACCACCGGAAGAGGGGTCCGGACCCTCATGTaaactttgcacctccctatgtcctccCCACTCTCATTGTATTTCATAACACCGGAAGAGGGGGGGCCCTTGACTGAGCAGGGTCCCGGGCCCTCGTTTaaactttgcacctccctatgtcctccCCCTCTCAATGTATTTTATACCACCAGAAGAGGGACCCTGTTGACTGATCAGGGTCTGGGGGCCCTTGTGTAAACTGTGCTCCTCCCTATGTCCTCCCCACTCTCATTGTATTTCATACCACCGGAAGAGGGGCCCCTGACTGAGCagggtctggggccctcatgTAAACTTTGAACATCCCTATGTCCTCCCCAGTCTCATTGTATTTCATACAACCAGAAATGGGGGATTAGAATGTTTATCCACATTCATATGGCCACATTCACAGAGATGGTGGGGTAGGAAGGAATACCCAGCCATGAATGTCACCGCCTGTCAGTGCTGGATCAATATGTGTTGTGATGCCCCAGCTTCGGTGACAACGCTGTGGTAATTTTCTGCAGGCTACTCGCCAGATCCTTTATGCAGGGCCTGTTTACACAGTGAAAAATGAATGGTAATTCACCGTACATTCACACATTAACAATGCAGGCAAAGCACAGAATCCTTTTCAGTCATCCAATCTGCAATACCTTAGAAAACAACACTGGATTGTCCGCCTTCTTGTAATGTCTTTGTTCTGTCTTCTCTCTGCAGAAATGTTCCTGGTGGGCCTGTCAGGGGGGATCGCATCGGGTAAAAGCACCGTTGTATCAATCCTTCGAGAGCTGGGCTGTGCTGTGATTGATGCCGATGTCATTGCCAGACAGGGTGCGTATGTGACGATCTCTCCATGATATGGATGAAATTACATGTGCTCATCAACACTAGGAAAGCCATTCTGTATGGCTGTCAATTTTGAAACTATAGTCTTTCTAATAAATGCCACATGTCTAGGTATAGTTCATAACGGCACATGGGACATCTAGGTTTAGTTGAACTTTTCTGCAGAATGGACTCACTGATCCACTTTCTCATTGTAGATGTGCCCATAGACATCCAGTGGTGACAAGCATTGACTGGCCGAGTTGGGTTTTCCAAAGTCTTCTCTGATGCCTGTGATGTGGATGTCTAGCAGTGTCCTTTTTACTTCCAAGTAGTCCTACACATTCACCCCTGGTTAATCTGAACAGGGCAAAGCAGCAGTGTCACCTAAATCCAAGCTGCTTTGCTGTTAATACTTTTTGTTCCTCTGCCACTGCATTTCGGATTAGAAGTAAAATGAATAACCCTGTGCAAATTTTCGGTAGCTTTGGGAATAGTTTACACAAAGTTAAGTACTCTTTCCTTGCTTCTTAGTGACAGCATTTCCAACTTTTGGGCATTTGGGCATCCTCATGCTGCCTTATGGGAGCAGTCACATGATTCCCTTTACTTGAAAgttcttttgcaaaaaaataaaattagggtAACCTGTGTTCTCCATGCATGGTGCCAGATCTCAGTATGAAGCTGAAACTCATGCAGTTGCATATTAATTACCATCAATACAATTATGTTGGTGCCTAAAAGGGGTTTACCAGTCCCATACAACAAGGTACAGACTTGGGAAGGAAGATGCAGCACACAGAGCCAATCAATGTGTGTACTGACACAGAGCATAATGATAGGAGCAGAAAGCGGAGTTATAAAGAAATGAGCTCATCCTTTTGCTGATTCTCCAGTTGAATATTTTCCAGTGGGGAAGAGTTACTTTTGCTTAGCATCCATCCTTCTGTAGGGATGACCTAAGGTCCCCTGTGTTGTTCAGTGAAAGATCAGAGGAATACGCGTGTAACAAAACCATGAAGTACACTATTAGTAGGGTTTTGTACAATGTTACCATGTTGGCCATCAATTACAGTAGAGTGCTTAAAATTTAGGTTATACCCTTCAATGCCAAATGTCATTAAATTGTATGAAACCccgaaaaaggaaaataaatgcttCAGCGTCCAATCTTCATGGCTAAATGCCATCACGTGGGGTTGGGCAGCTATGTCATTCACTAGAAAAGTTTGAATACTGTAGCTTATCCAGATGGCCACTTGCAACAAGAAACTTTAGATAGGTGAGTATACCCTGCTAGGGTAGAGGTGGTGGTAAAGTAGGTGACACTGCCCTGTATACTCTTTCAATAATTACTACTGaactaagtattttttatataaccatCATGTAGTACAGTAGTTTAGAGAGGTTGTAAAACCTTTTGTTGTATTAATCCATAACAAATtgtcttttgctttgttttttccctCCAGTTGTCCAGAAGGGGACCCCCGCTTACAACCAGATTGTGCACCATTTTGGTCAAgatgttttactaaaaaatggGGAGTTGGATCGTGAGAAGTTGGGAACaattatcttctccagccctgagAAAAGGGCTTTACTCAACTCCATCACCCATCCTTCCATACGCAGAGCAATGCTGAGGCAAACTCTATGGTACTTTGTCCTAGGTGAGATGAGTGTCTCTGATTGGTTTATGTAAACGACatacgactgcacaatgcatgtgAGAGTGGAGGGGAAGAACAACGAGCGGCACCCCGatgcgctctctctccttcacttccattacgatcattcgtcgtccatcgtccgtggatccgccagaatggtCATTcagaacgatggacgacgagcactgtacactcgtccgatatcagcccggaaccaattatcagacgagaaccattgtatgtgtgtacctagccttggaTGATTACAACATTCGGTCAACTGTTGTCATCAACACGTTCTGCactaaaaatgcaaacaataatgGTGTGCATGTAGACAAAAATGGATTGCAAAGAGACTGCTGGAGATCAGCTGTAACAAAATGAATGTAATTCAGTTAGAGTTTACGTCTACTTTAGTTTCACCGAGTTCAGATAACACCCCAGTTGTCTTTGTCAAACTTGCCTTTATTTGTTTCACCAGACATTTCATTCTTAGCAGACACAACATGTATAAATAGCTTTTTATGTAGAAGGTGACAAATGTCACTCCACCTTTAGGGACTAGGCGGCAATTCATCTCACGTTTCATTCTGAATTTGATACCATCAGTTTCTGAACAAAGCCAAACTGAATATTTTCCCTGTTCCCTCCAGATCCCAAGACCAGCTATAAGAACGATATTTGAGCCTGAGCTGATAAGAGCCTCCATTATGATACACAGTGGTTTGCAAATTGACTGTAAAGGGGAATATAACATATATAGGAGATTATGAAGATGAAAAGAGAAACCTTTTCAAATGTAGATGTGTCTGAAAGATGGGAATATCAGTGTTCTGTCTCTGTGAAAAAAAGAGAGGGTGATCCCTGGGGAGGCCCCTATAAGGTTGCATTTTTATACAGCATACAAAAAAGTCACTTcacttatgaaaataaaaatctttatcagaaattgtaagaaaaaaatgtctatattcaCTGCAACTGCCTATCCACTACCATAAGTCTATGCACACTAGCTGAAATTTTAACTCTGGCTGTAGAAATAAGAAAGAAGGCAGAGAACAAGATGTGTCTGGGGTTTAAATGAAACTTCAGCCGCAACTGATGCTCCTGCCTACACACTGTTTTAACCACCAGCTCTCTCGTTCCCTGGGCAGTGATGGAGAGTGTGTAGAGGTAATAATGATGTGACTCTCCTACACGCGGCCAGTAAAGTGTTTTTAACtctttatgcagcactttacagttATAAAAGTGAAAGAGCAGCGTAtgtattactgtacatttttttttgtttgacaagCACCTTTTATTCTTCTAtctctgagcccaggctgtcatagAACTATCCCCTTagtatattcacacacacacacacacatatatatatatatatatatatatatatatatatatatataccaaatattgTAATCATATAACAGATTAATGTGAATACAGTTAATAAATAACCTCCTTATTCCATAGGATATCGATACGTGATCCTTGACATCCCATTGTTATTTGAAACAAGGACCCTGATGCGTTATATGAAGCTTACTGTTCTTGTTTACTGGTAAGTGGAGTGATGGCTAATAAAGCAAATTTCCATGTTTGCTAAAATAATGGTAAAGGTAATACTAACAATATATCATGACACAATCCATTTTTATTGTGTTCAGTCAAAGGTTATATTTACTTTGTAATCTTCATTTAGTTATAGATTACTAATGATGATACAAAGCACAAACGTCTTTTTTTTCCACCATAACAAACATGTATTCCTTACACTGCTGTTTCCTTAGAAATATTGTTTCCCAATTATCTGCTTCTGTCTGTCTGCACAGATTTTCGGACATTCTGCACACTGTCCTTAGATGTGTTTCAGTGAGCTTTCTATTATTTCTGAGATACTTACCAATGGTACTGGACATCTCATATTATACCAAGAAGGTTCTCCTTTTTTAATGCTGGAATCTGGTGACTATAGGAGACCTACTGTTTTGCTTAGCAGTCTGTTTAAGgtttaagttttttgtttaagTTATAGCAATAATCTTTTCTTAGTATCTATACATCTGAAAAATTCAAAAATagtcagaagaaaaagaaaacacgattaatgtacagtgctgcataatatgttgccactacataaatcctgtttaataacaataatattaataataatattgttgtaatCCATACATGTGCAAATGCTTCTGCATAGACCATAAAGGAAAAGTCTACCTGAAAGCTTGCAAATATACAATTTCTCCATTAGGGCAAATGAGGCCTTCGACCTTAACTTGTCTTAAAGAAAACATTGTACTCCATGCAAGGCATCGGTGAGTATACTGGGTTCCTGCAGgttgaaggaatttttttttctttatttaaggttttcattatttttttttacaatttttattttttcattagagGTGTCTGGATCAGGTCAGGGTAGGCCTAACTGATCCTACCCTTTAATAGTGATCTAATGTATACTGTCTTTAGCAGTCAGTTGGCTTTTACAGTGATCTACAATACTTGCCTTAGGGTACATGGAAACATTCTATGTTCCTTGTAGACAAAATAGCCCAAAGTATGCAGAAAGTGGTGAGCAGAGACTGGCTgtcaccttcttttttttatgcatctTTAATCATTGCAGTGATTTCACCATTGCTATACACATCTTATATCAAATAAAGCAGTTGTTATGCATACCTTTTACTGTGTATTTGATAGTCTGGCTGCAGATCGTCTTAAACTAAACAGGTTACAAGCCAGGGGATTTTAGCCTTAATAAGTCATGTGGAAGTCTGGACCAGATTaaaattttacaacaaatatttgCATACCGTCCTTCTCCAGAGCTAGTCCTATGCTTACATCAGCACTGGAGGCTCTTGTGAGAGTCAGGGTGTTGgtatgttttcaggaagctactTGCAGCACCGTGTTTTCCCCTCCCGCCAGCTATAATCTGCCTTCATTGCGTAAAGAAGCACCCAATATTGTCATCACTGGTTCTCAGTGgggtatgtttttaaaatgtaaaggcttttttttaaataattgaagcATTTAGCAACTCAATGAAGGGGAAACAGAGAAACCaagaaagacaaaatataagcagTAAAAACTTCAGCTTCAACAATTACTTtgtttaaatgctcatttatcgTAGACTTGCTTGATGCggctaaactttaaaaaaaaaaatcagagctaaTTTTTAGGTATAGGTCTGCCTTAATACCATTATTGGCAATGTAGTCGGAGCAGAAGTTTGTGCTCGCCTCTCGCTGGATACATTAATCACACACAGAAAACAAGGTCTGGTGCAGATCACTGGTTAGAATAAGATAGATTAATTACCTTAATTGATTCTCTGCCCTGAGGAATGGCAGGCTTTCCATTACACAAGATTTTATCTGTTGGGTTTACCTTCACGTTTCAATATTCTACTTCGACTGGTGATTGCTGGGATCATTCTGTAGATTCCTTGGAAAACATATTAAATAGGAGTATAGGATTtgtaaaagaatattaaaaatcatataattaaaatgtgtttccagGCCATGTAATGATGTGGTTCATGAAATGCTATAAGAATAAGCTTTCACTCGGGAGATTGGGTAGTGGTCAGACAGTGTTGTCCACATTTATTGGGGTACAGATTGGGGGGAATGTTGTGTAGATATTTTTGCAAGTAAAACTGTTGTTCTTAATCAATTGACTGAAGGTGAATATGTTTAGTAACATTTAACACTGTAGAGAACTGAACTTTATTGATTTAAAGAGgtcaaagtaatataaaaatgaaggatcaccttaatctcttgaaaactataaagaatgtaacaaaagatgtaaaaaggagacaaaatgtgcaaaacttcaaaatgaaggacagattgcaaaggaaagtaaggctaacccttttttttttaaatatatttttagcaaaaagATCTGATCTgggcatgtaggcccctaaagaatgtctctgggttagtaactggggataaagataaggcagatttactaaacactttttttagctctgtgtacacaaaggaaaatggcagagctcaagtccaaattcataatagcaatgtcactttcttaaatgagtcacaatgccTCAGAATTTATGATTGAGAAATgggaaaattaaggttgacaaagcaccaggaccagtgtcctcaaagagctgagctcggttttttcaaagccattatttcgaatttttagaaactttttagtcactggcaaggtaccaatggattggcgtaaggccaatgtgattcctatcctcaaaaaaggagcaaaaaagtTATTACCAGGTAATAGTAGTCTGCAgttacagaccagttagtttaacgtctatagttggaaagCTCACAGAGAGTTTGATAatgaaccacatagaggagtttttgctagaaaataatataataagtgatagtcagcatgggtTCAAGagagactgaagttgtcaaacaaatttactctctttttatgaggaagtaagtaaacaggtagacaaggGAAAAGCAggtaatatagtgtacttggactttgctaaagcatttgacactgtaccccacacacggttaatatgcaagttagggtcgataggtttagaaaagtcaatctttacatggatagagaactggcttaaagatcggatccagagagttgtaattaatgattcctACTCTGAATGgcccaaggttattagtggtgtaccccagggttcagtgttgggacctttgctgtttaacatctttataaattatataaagttttggattaaaagtaccatttcagtgtttacagatgacaccaaactatgtaacggaattaagtccatacaggatgtccataatctacaagcagacctggatgtactgtttgattgggcagccaagtggcaaatgacatttattatagataatgcatttgggagctaacaacatgcatgcttcatactgtctagggggaatacatttggggagtccgaaatggaaaaggatctggggattctggtagattatagacttaataccagcatacaatgccaagctgcaatatctaaagctagtactttcttgtattaaaagaggaatagactgcagagatggagacataatcctgaccctgtacaaagcattggtcagaccacatctggaatatgcagtccagttttgggcaccagttcacaaaaaggacattgtggaattggagagagtgcagagaaagggcaactaaactaataaaaggaatggaggagctcagctatgaggagagattagctaaactatTTCCTTATTCTACTATTCTACCTTGAGaaaagatgtttaaggggggatatgatcaccttgtataaataaataaatggtacatatagagaactctcttccccattatttactttgagatcttacaaagaacaaaaggggaactctttgcgtctggagggaaagaagtttaggctccggataaggaagggattcttcactgtaaggtctgtgaaaatgtggaattggctccctcagga
This Pyxicephalus adspersus chromosome 6, UCB_Pads_2.0, whole genome shotgun sequence DNA region includes the following protein-coding sequences:
- the DCAKD gene encoding dephospho-CoA kinase domain-containing protein is translated as MFLVGLSGGIASGKSTVVSILRELGCAVIDADVIARQVVQKGTPAYNQIVHHFGQDVLLKNGELDREKLGTIIFSSPEKRALLNSITHPSIRRAMLRQTLWYFVLGYRYVILDIPLLFETRTLMRYMKLTVLVYCDPQTQVERLIKRSGLSKEEVQNRLAAQLPIDSKLPLADHVIDNSGDRDSTRRQVLQLHAKLESSLGYLPTRIATVAIAAGLVAIMWQLARRLWQ